From the Lactuca sativa cultivar Salinas chromosome 9, Lsat_Salinas_v11, whole genome shotgun sequence genome, the window tgttattggtATTGATAACTTGGGGATTGTCAGACCAGTAGCCAGAGATTTATCAGTGTGATTCAgcagttcgaggtgagtttcctcaccatgtttagcagctcgaaggcaccaatgtcggcccatgatcTGTTATGTTAGAATACTAGATGTTTGTGTGACTCttgtatgtgtatgtgcttgtatgcttactgggtggggcccgatggttattttgtatgctattacctgttatgcttatatgaattatatgtgggtggggcccgttatgcgagtttgggcgggcccgttatactcattggGCGAGTTAAGCGAGTGTCGGTGGGGCCCGTTACATTCATTCGTCGGGGcctgttatgtgttatgtatgtatggtatgtggtatgttggggaactcactaagctttgtgcttatggttttcagtttatgtttcaggcacttctggttccaaagggaagagcttgtgatgattgtagagcacacactACCTCGTTCCGCATTTTATGATTTACTCTGATCCGATATGTTGATTGATACATTTGTTTTATCTGGATTTTATTATGATGTAGGGATATTGgctttattaaatttaaaatgaaatttttgggtcttatttttgggaggttacaagttggtatcaaagccttggtttgagggattctgacATATTCTCGGGTGTCTGAACTCACTGAGGATTTGGTaatgtttttcaaaaagaaatgttttaaaaaggaaaacacgttttctaatacaagaaagggtatagtgcatgcaatcaaccgagctcaagtaagttttctcaaaatacccatacatgttatctgagATGATTTGATCTATGAatctgtgaatcacatgctagttagggataaggatctgctCAATATTTgaatgatagaatgctaggagagatgcctttgtatgcctattgtatgagcttgtagccttgcatgctagtattgatcacTCAATGATAGGATGACTTGATTAGGTGATGCTTGGTTATGATTACTTAATCcgtgaatgttgcttgctttgtgctttctgGGAGTTCTCACTAGCTTCAGCTAACTAGTGAGCagatatgctaagttacatattatgggaactaaataatttcagaaggttaggttttaaatctattgtgcagctcttgtctgagtccaatcattgtagtgtgagacctttcattcgaagaattatctggttttagtgctatgtaattgtatttgtgagctagttagaggaagttAGCGGGAGTTCCTTCTACAGTTGATGGCAGAGAGTATTGTGGAGTTTGCCCTTGGAGAACCTAAGatgagatctagtgttgggagccTTATTTTGATGAGGTTTTATTATATGGATATAAGGTGACTTGGCGGAttcaaggcaattcttgaggaaagtacggatcgatgtggaaggtagtatgggcccgtactactgaaagcagaggatccatactcgattcaaggagagTTGCGATGAAACTTGGAAGCTAGTAGAGATTGTGATCCCTCGAtatattttgatgcttattttgatggtttatatggtctattttcagtatggtgacattaTGGGGTAGAACTGTTGGCAGTTTTGGTGCTGGAGAGGGCTCGAGCTCAGGTTCTGGAGCTGGGCAACTAGATAATCATCGtagggagttcatctcgtctGAGATGACGCATTGCATTcttgatcagactcctgtgatccttggcacggtcaaggagggtattctagagattttggatgagcagTTGAGTGCATTTCGTTCTAAGATAGTGGCTTTGCTAGGGGCACGTTCAttgaccttcagggagttccaGGCATGTGGAGCTCCTGACTATCATAGGGCAAAGGACTCGATAGCAAGCAGGAGGTGGTTAGCGGATGTTGCTAAAGCCTTCAGCACCAACAGTTGCCCCGAGGGGGCAAAGGTCAGACTTGTATCCTGTCTTCTGGAGGGCATGGCATGGGATTGGTTGGAGGAGGTCGGACGCACTGTAGGTGATGAGGTTGTTGATTCTATGACCTGGGATGATTTtctgaccaggttcagggcagagttcgtACCGATGATTAAGGTGCAACAGTTGgtgcgagagtttcaggatctcctcCAGACTACTTAGACGGTGGCTGAGATCACCTCGATGTTCCAGGATAGGGAATTTTTGGTTTTGCAGTATGTagtagatgaggagatgaagaaggctagatatcatgagatgttgaggagtaacattcggcagtttgtgagccgatccagctgtaagacgatGGAGGGTATGATAGCAAGGGCTAGAGAGAGATTGATCTCGAAATGGAGAAGAAAAGGAAGCCAAATGAGGTTCGGGTATCTAggggttcgggcaagaggcccaatgTTGTTGATGCGATAAGGAAAGGCCAGCAGTATCGGGGCCgctgtggcaagtgtggcaagatACACGATGGGGCGTGCAGGGTGGGTgggtctggctgcttcaagtgcggttggACTGGTCATATTAGTAGGGATTGCACTGCTACTACCACCTCTATCCtggtatctgatctgatttgcttccattgcaatcagaggggccacaagaaggccaattgtcaAAGTTTGGCTATAGCAGGACCGATGTCAGCACGCGCTCCTACAACTCTTCAGATTACTAATGGTCACCAAGGCCGGACAGATGCACCTGTGCTAAAGAGCAAGGATTTTCAACTGACAGCTGAGGAGGCTCGTGCAGCTCCCGACGTGGTGACAGGtttgtatcttctccttatctctttatttatattattttttctgccatatttatgtgttttattttaggatcgttcctagTGAGCGGTATTTCTGCATTTGTATTGTTTGATTCAGGGGCTAGCCGGTCCTTTGTGTCGCTTGCACTTAGAAAGAGGTTTGTTGGAGCTCcgagggagctggattgtccgtTAGATGTCGAGATTGCAGATGATCGATATGTTCGGGTTGTAAGGGTTCATCGGGGTTGTACTCTTCATTTATCCAGCGAGCAGTATCCGGCCGATTTGGTTCTCATtcctttgcgtgggaacaaggttattgtgggtatggattggttgaaccCTAATGGGGTAGTGATCGATTGTGAGCAGTAGTTAGTTCAGgttcggaccccaagtggggaagATTTAGTGGTTCATGGGGAGAAATCTCAGCATGGGCTGATTTTGTGCTCAACAGTGAGGGTCAAAcgttattttcagcagggttgttctGGATTTGTCGCCTATTTTATGGATACCCAGGATAAGGGTTAGGCGATCGTGGATGATGTACCTATTATGTGGGATTACAcagatgtatttccggaggattTGCATGGGGTTCCTCcgaagagacaggttgagttcgggATTGATCTGGTTCCAGGTGTGGTTCCGATAACCAAAggaccatatcggttggctcctcccgagatgcaagagttttCTACACcgctacaggagctgttagacaatggattcatcagaccgagcaattcgccatggggagcaccaatcttgttTGTGAAAAAAAAGGATGGGTGTCAtcatatgt encodes:
- the LOC111888172 gene encoding uncharacterized protein LOC111888172 codes for the protein MSARAPTTLQITNGHQGRTDAPVLKSKDFQLTAEEARAAPDVVTGSFLVSGISAFVLFDSGASRSFVSLALRKRFVGAPRELDCPLDVEIADDRYVRVVRVHRGCTLHLSSEQYPADLVLIPLRGNKVIVGMDWLNPNGVVIDCEQ